A region of Oceanicoccus sp. KOV_DT_Chl DNA encodes the following proteins:
- a CDS encoding HAMP domain-containing sensor histidine kinase — MWLERLKFFTQTSIWRFTIAFTIIVLLICSGILAVVYQLTLGAQKQQLEQSVRVAAMSFVDLASASTMSADEFQQIVTDRGRRSNSLILMLNANQVSIGNLDRFSGGVSGYPQVQRFPIAVADFQGEPTLKVVVSTRVDTRFGELTVGLFDENQQLENTFATASLATLIGASIITLLAGLLFNRRVLQRVKDIGELTSKVKKGQLQIRLPVSRRKDEYDIIAVQINEMLDDIDELVHSVASVTDNIAHDLRTPLSRIRMGIDRHRCDPTELDGEVWREQLLLELDQLVDTFEAMLELSRLEKGVQLIEKKECNLEKICLDVVDLVEPLAEEKNQLISINIINNAKVLGDENLLFRAIYNVFQNAIKYAPHSGQINLRLDGCELLIADNGPGIPVEEFDRVFQRLYRLDKSRSSEGFGMGLAIVKAIIEWHDGSISLGENQPGLCVKIRLPE; from the coding sequence ATGTGGTTAGAGCGCCTTAAATTTTTTACTCAAACATCAATTTGGCGTTTTACTATAGCCTTTACCATAATCGTATTATTGATATGTAGCGGTATCTTGGCTGTAGTTTATCAGTTAACTCTTGGCGCACAAAAGCAGCAGCTTGAACAGAGCGTTAGGGTCGCCGCGATGAGTTTTGTTGATTTGGCTAGTGCAAGTACGATGAGCGCCGATGAATTTCAACAGATAGTTACGGATAGAGGTCGGCGATCAAATTCATTAATTTTGATGTTAAATGCAAACCAAGTCAGCATTGGTAATCTAGATCGGTTTAGCGGGGGTGTCAGTGGTTACCCTCAAGTTCAGCGTTTTCCCATTGCAGTAGCGGATTTCCAGGGTGAGCCAACGTTAAAAGTAGTTGTCAGTACCCGTGTGGATACCCGTTTTGGTGAGCTTACCGTTGGCCTCTTTGACGAAAATCAGCAGCTGGAAAATACCTTTGCGACTGCCTCCTTGGCAACCTTAATCGGTGCGTCAATCATCACCCTGTTAGCCGGGCTGCTATTTAATCGACGAGTATTGCAGCGTGTTAAAGATATTGGTGAACTCACCTCCAAGGTAAAGAAAGGGCAATTACAAATAAGGCTGCCGGTCAGTCGCCGTAAGGATGAGTACGATATTATTGCCGTTCAAATTAATGAGATGCTTGATGATATTGATGAGTTGGTACACTCAGTTGCTAGTGTAACAGATAACATTGCCCATGATTTACGCACACCTCTGTCGCGTATTCGGATGGGGATTGATCGGCATCGCTGTGATCCGACTGAATTGGATGGGGAGGTTTGGCGCGAACAGTTATTGCTAGAGCTGGACCAGTTGGTTGATACCTTTGAGGCCATGTTGGAATTATCACGGTTAGAGAAAGGTGTGCAATTAATTGAGAAAAAAGAATGTAATTTAGAAAAGATTTGCCTGGATGTCGTCGATCTTGTTGAGCCGCTTGCGGAAGAAAAAAATCAGCTAATCAGTATCAATATAATTAATAATGCTAAAGTTTTAGGTGATGAAAATTTATTATTCAGAGCTATATATAATGTTTTTCAGAATGCGATTAAATATGCACCGCATAGTGGTCAAATAAATTTACGTTTAGATGGGTGTGAGTTGCTGATTGCGGATAATGGTCCCGGCATTCCTGTAGAGGAATTTGATAGAGTCTTCCAACGATTATATCGGCTCGATAAAAGCCGAAGTAGTGAGGGTTTTGGAATGGGCTTGGCTATAGTGAAGGCCATTATAGAATGGCATGATGGGTCCATATCTTTAGGTGAAAATCAGCCAGGGTTGTGTGTCAAAATTCGACTTCCCGAGTGA